gtgagggggacggctagtgttaatagtgagtgagggggacggctagtgttaatagtgagtgagggggacggctagtgttaatagtgagtgagggggacggctagtgttaatagtgagtgagggggacggctagtgttaatagtgagtgagggggacggctagtgttaatagtgagtgagggggacggctagtgttaatagtgagtgagggggacggctagtgttaatagtgagtgagggggacggctagtgttaatagtgagtgagggggacggctagtgttaatagtgagtgagggggcggctagtgttaatagtgagtgagggggacggctagtgttaatagtgagtgaggggggcggctagtgttaatagtgagtgaggggggcggctagtgttaatagtgagtgagggggacgGCTAGTGTTAATAGCGAGTGAGGGGGGCGGCTAGTgttaatagtgagtgaggggggcggctagtgttaatagtgagtgaggggggcggctagtgttaatagtgagtgaggggggcgGCTAGTGTTAATAGCGAGTGAGGGGGGCGGCTAGTGTTAATAGCGAGTGAGGGGGGCGGCTAGTGTTAATAGCGAGTGAGGGGGACGGCTAGTGTTAATAGCGAGTGAGGGGGACGGCTAGTGTTAATAGCGAGTGAGGGGGGCGGCTAGTgttaatagtgagtgaggggggcggctagtgttaatagtgagtgaggggggcggctagtgttaatagtgagtgaggggggcggctagtgttaatagtgagtgaggggggcggctagtgttaatagtgagtgagggggacggctagtgttaatagtgagtgagggggacggctagtgttaatagtgagtgagggggacggctagtgttaatagtgagtgagggggacggctagtgttaatagtgagtgagggggacggctagtgttaatagtgagtgagggggacggctagtgttaatagtgagtgagggggacggctagtgttaatagtgagtgagggggacggctagtgttaatagtgagtgagggggacggctagtgttaatagtgagtgagggggacggctagtgttaatagtgagtgagggggacggctagtgttaatagtgagtgagggggacggctagtgttaatagtgagtgagggggacggctagtgttaatagtgagtgagggggacggctagtgttaatagtgagtgagggggacgGCTAGTGTTAATAGCGAGTGAGGGGGACGGCTAGTGTTAATAGCGAGTGAGGGGGACGGCTAGTGTTAATAGCGAGTGAGGGGGGACACTTTGTATTCCTGATCGGTTACTGTGAAGGTAGGTGAATGAATGGTGATTGGGTTTGGCTGCTGAGCTGGAATTGCTAATAGGAGAGAGCCAGTAGAACTGGTTTCTTAAGCAGCTTATCCAGGGTGGATATTGTCTTTTTTTAGTTTTATCCTTATTGTCATTGTTAAGGTGTTCAGGGCCGTGGTCACACACAGTCTGTCTTTGCCAATGATCCATTAAATACATGGGTCACTTGCTTTAAGGGTGTAGTCTAAGCACTATAGCCCCTTATAGTGATTATGGTTCTATTGGTACTATGATGCTGCCTCACAGTAGGGAGTGACATCTTtttgggaattattatagacaacaaactatgcaacaatgtgcaatgtcaatcagcagtggctaaggcctgtaaggtattgtcctgcatgaaaaaggtatttttaaatcgctggtaagccacaacttgaatatgctgtgcaattttgggcacctgttctaacaaaggatatcatggcactagaaaagtgaagagacaagctacaaaattaataaaaggaatggaacatatcagctatgaagaaaggttaacaaatttaaacctctttagtttagaaaaacgtcgcctgagaggggatatgataacattatacaaatatattcaaggccaatataaaccattgtgtggaaatctatttacaaaccggactttacataggacatggggccatgcgtttagattggaagaaagaagatttcgtctaaggcaaaggaaaggtttttataccataagaacaataaggatgtggaattctctgcctgaagaggtggttttatgagAGTTCATATAGATGgtttaaaaatagaatattcaaggatataatttttcaatgtagggtaatagcttcttgatccaatcattaatttgactgccattctggggtaaagagggattttttccctagtttgttacaaaattggaagtgcttcaaactgtttttttttttgccgccttttggatcaatagcacaaAACAGATGTTACAAAgacgcgtccatcaagttcagcctcttttcagctatgtaaccttTAAATATAAGTTCATCAGGCGTCTGAGGTGCATGTGGCTACTTTATATGGAGATCCTGTTGTGCTTTAGCAATATCATTTATGTTCCTATTCATGATGGCTGTGCCTTTTGGAGACGGGGTGTGTGTGTAACATGGTTTGTTATTGTAGAGGAAAGGTTGCAACTATAAGGGGATCTGCTGGGGGGGCCCAATATCTTGTTTAGctactgatttatttgctctttaaCACAGGGGGAAATCGTCGCCTGAAGTATGTCAGTTTGGCCGTGTTGGTTGTACAGAATGCCTCGCTGATCCTAAGTATCCGATATGCACGTACTCTTCCTGGGGAACGGTTCTTCTCTACCACAGCTGTAGTAATGGCAGAGATTCTTAAAGGCATTACATGTCTCCTCCTTATCCTGGCCCAGAAGAGAGGTGAGGAGTTAATGTACATTTCTAATCCACAAATATTTCCACTGCAGATATTGGGCCTAGAGTTCACTCCACCTTTGTGAACAATAGAATCTGTTAACCTGAAAGAAACACTGTAGTCTCTTTAATGATAGCAcagtgaagtggttatagtgctctgAGTCCTCTGGCGCTGTCTCTCCAttcatttttgagcagtttaacactgaatgagggccCCTGGCTTCCCATTGTTCTACCCCCActagaggtgtgactaaggcagagattacacacttccttctagccatacagaGTCATACCAGAAATgtgtgctgtgataggctgataGCGGTCAActgacacactcagccaaccaCAGCTGCCTATTGCTACTCAGCTGGGGACTTATCtttaaaaatagtttaacactgaatgggaagatggtgccaggggactccaggcagtGATTTGAAGCAGttgcagtgcctacagtgtccctttaattcctgcAATGTATGAATGGGTGCTAGTGCTTCTTGACTTATAATGCTGTTTTCTTTTAGGAAATGTAAAAGAGTTGGTTGTATTCCTGTACGAGTCGATCATTGTGCAGTACATAGATACACTGAAGCTGGCTGTGCCCTCCCTAATCTACACCCTACAAAACAACCTGCAGTATGTGGCAATCTCCAACCTCCCAGCAGCCACCTTCCAGGTTCGATCTCTTGGTTTCCAATCCTTCCCTttctctccctccttcctccctcccctttgTTGCCGCCTCTTCCTTCCCCCttcacttttatttaatttacatgtttttcacttactgattttctttctatttacATCGACAGGTCACATATCAACTGAAGATTTTGACAACTGCCCTTTTCTCAGTCTTGCTTCTGAGGAAGAGTTTATCCCGGTTGCAGTGGGGTTCTCTGGTAATTCTGTTTGCCGGTGTCGCTATTGTTCAAGCAGAGCAGTCTGGTGGCAAGGAGAGTGTGACGGCCAGCGATCAGAGCTATGTTGTTGGCTTGGTTGCCGTGTCTGTTTCCTGTCTGTCCTCTGGATTTGCCGGTGTGTACTTTGAACGCATCCTGAAGGGTAGTTCTGCGTCCGTGTGGTTACGCAATGTTCAGCTGGGCATCTTTGGCACTGCCTTGGGACTTGTAGCCATGTGGCAGAAGGATGGATCGGCTGTGGCTGAGCATGGTTTCTTCCACGGTTACACACCTCTTGTCTGGTGTGTCATCTTCAATCAAGCATTCGGAGGTCTCCTTGTGGCTGTGGTCGTCAAGTATGCAGATAACATCCTGAAAGGCTTTGCCACGTCACTGTCCATTGTGGTTTCAACTGCGGCTTCTGTCCATCTTTTTGGCTTCCATGTGGATGTTCCTTTTGCACTTGGAGCAGCACTAGTGATTGGGGCCGTTTATCTGTACAGCCTCCCAAGAGCACCAGACTGTCCTCCAGCACCTCAGACAGCCCAGCTTAAGGAGTCCTTCCTTCCCAAGTCAGTTCTCACCAAGTGACAAACAGTGTTACCCTGTGAAATCATGAAGTACAGTGGACTGGGGTGGAATTCTAGGAGTTCAGTTTGATTCGCTCCTAACCTATATCCTCTCTCCTCTCCCATAACTCAGCTTGCTTGTATTAACAGGCTATTTCCAATAACCATTTAGTTTGAAAGCAGTTCACCACCATCTATTCTATTGCTAATCAAGGCGTGGAGAGCCAAGATCCGAGAGATACATTTGGGCAAGGACAGCCGATATTATTTCTCCTGGCAGAATTTGAATTCTATGCTATGTTTTCAAATTGTGTAATCTAACGTAGAGATTGGCCAGGGACTGACTCCACCCTTCTAGTAGCTCTCTCCTCCAATGGTATCAGCCTGGTCACTGTCCACATATGTATCACGTGTGGTTTGGCAATATTGAACTGTAGGTATCACGTGTGTGGTATGGCAGTATTACATGGTGAGCTGTTTCTATCTGTAAATATTATACAGaactatatttgtatatatggggATGAAGTGATATGATAAATATATGGTCACTGGTGCGGAGAGGTGTATATAGGGACTCTGCCTG
This DNA window, taken from Pelobates fuscus isolate aPelFus1 chromosome 9, aPelFus1.pri, whole genome shotgun sequence, encodes the following:
- the SLC35A2 gene encoding UDP-galactose translocator; translated protein: MAGSVGTAEGTMEERNMKEPGGLDGRAHSGERGNRRLKYVSLAVLVVQNASLILSIRYARTLPGERFFSTTAVVMAEILKGITCLLLILAQKRGNVKELVVFLYESIIVQYIDTLKLAVPSLIYTLQNNLQYVAISNLPAATFQVTYQLKILTTALFSVLLLRKSLSRLQWGSLVILFAGVAIVQAEQSGGKESVTASDQSYVVGLVAVSVSCLSSGFAGVYFERILKGSSASVWLRNVQLGIFGTALGLVAMWQKDGSAVAEHGFFHGYTPLVWCVIFNQAFGGLLVAVVVKYADNILKGFATSLSIVVSTAASVHLFGFHVDVPFALGAALVIGAVYLYSLPRAPDCPPAPQTAQLKESFLPKNISKQKGC